In one window of Onychomys torridus chromosome 5, mOncTor1.1, whole genome shotgun sequence DNA:
- the LOC118583708 gene encoding putative vomeronasal receptor-like protein 4, with translation MNMIWRDLIQRLIFISLTGLGVLGNIILFVRHVYTLRGPERKNVDVILIHLAFVNIIIIHCIGVRDIATIFHYRNFLGDIGCKTIIYLERVARGLSICTTCLLSVVQAVTISPRTILCRKLKPQTAWQGLPFLLLFWIFNSLISSNLLHYITVASSTNRSEVWMYTGYCCMLPSTHTVRWLFLSLMALRDVIFQSLMGWSSGSMALQLYKHHTRVLYLRSSRFANDSRPEIRATHSVLSLMTCFLFFYWADFIFSFYTGSTVTHDSTILNIKAFLVLSYAVLSPFVLIIRDVHVSKH, from the coding sequence ATGAACATGATCTGGAGAGATCTCATCCAGAgattgattttcatttcattaactGGACTTGGAGTTTTAGGAAACATCATCTTGTTTGTGAGACATGTGTATACTCTCAGGGGTCCTGAGAGAAAAAATGTAGATGTTATTCTCATCCACTTGGCTTTTGTAAACATAATCATTATTCATTGCATAGGGGTCAGAGACATAGCCACAATTTTTCACTACAGAAACTTCCTAGGTGACATTGGTTGCAAAACTATAATTTACCTAGAAAGGGTTGCCCGTGGCCTCTCCATCTGCACCACCTGTCTCCTCAGTGTGGTCCAGGCTGTCACCATCAGTCCCAGGACAATCCTTTGCAGAAAGCTCAAACCACAGACTGCATGGCAAggtcttccctttctcctcctcttttggaTCTTTAATTCCCTGATAAGCTCCAACTTGCTTCACTATATCACAGTAGCCAGTAGCACAAACAGGTCTGAAGTCTGGATGTATACTGGGTATTGCTGTATGCtgccatccacacacacagttaggtggctttttctctctctcatggcTCTTCGTGATGTCATTTTTCAGAGTCTCATGGGCTGGAGCAGTGGGTCTATGGCTCTCCAACTGTACAAACATCACACACGTGTCCTGTACCTTCGCAGTTCCAGGTTTGCAAATGATTCCAGGCCAGAAATCAGAGCTACCCACAGTGTTCTCAGTCTCATgacctgcttccttttcttttactgggcagatttcattttctccttctacacAGGCTCCACAGTGACTCACGATTCCACAATACTCAATATTAAGGCATTTTTAGTACTTAGTTATGCTGTTCTCAGCCCCTTTGTCCTGATAATCAGGGATGTCCATGTGTCTAAGCATTGA
- the LOC118583699 gene encoding vomeronasal type-1 receptor 4-like has translation MVLKFIKQITFPLMTMVGTLGNISIFVNYMFSWWRGPEKKPIHLILIHLAFTNIIILLAKGLPKTIATFGLRNFLDDIGCKIIVYLERVARGVSICTSSLLTVVQAIIISPRASGWRRLRPKSAWHILPFFSFFWILNALISVNLIHSITSTNLNMSQLKSEDNYCYFMLESQKTKWIVLPLMVLRDAVFQGAMGGASGYMVFLLHKHHQHVLYLQNSELLYRTPPELRAAQSVLLLMLCFLFFYWTDCVFSLFLSLSLQYNSLMVSIQEILILGYATFSPLVLIHRDGLLAECWHAQWEKLRECVSHLSV, from the coding sequence atggtttTGAAGTTTATTAAGCAAATAACTTTCCCCTTAATGACTATGGTTGGCACTCTGGGgaacatttctatttttgtgaattATATGTTCAGTTGGTGGAGAGGCCCTGAGAAGAAACCCATACACCTTATTCTCATCCACTTGGCTTTTACAAACATCATAATCCTCCTTGCAAAAGGATTGCCAAAGACAATAGCAACTTTTGGTTTGAGAAACTTCCTAGATGACATAGGTTGTAAGATCATTGTTTACCTGGAGAGAGTGGCCCGTGGTGTCTCCATCTGCACCAGCAGTCTCCTCACTGTGGTCCAGGCCATCATCATCAGTCCCAGAGCATCTGGGTGGAGGAGGCTCAGACCAAAGTCTGCATGGCACATCCTtccattcttttcattcttttggatACTCAATGCTTTAATAAGTGTGAACCTAATCCACTCCATCACAAGTACAAACCTGAATATGTCACAGCTTAAGAGTGAAGACAACTATTGCTATTTTATGCTAGAAAGTCAGAAAACAAAGTGGATTGTTCTCCCTCTCATGGTCCTGAGAGATGCTGTGTTTCAGGGTGCCATGGGAGGGGCCAGTGGCTACATGGTATTTCTTCTGCACAAGCACCACCAGCATGTCCTCTACCTTCAGAACTCTGAGCTTCTCTACAGAACTCCCCCTGAGCTGAGAGCTGCTCAGAGTGTCCTCCTTCTgatgctctgttttcttttcttctactggACTGACTgtgttttttctctatttttaagtCTCTCTTTACAATACAATTCCTTGATGGTAAGTATCCAAGAAATTCTGATCCTTGGTTATGCAACTTTTAGCCCCCTTGTGCTGATTCACAGGGATGGACTTCTGGCTGAGTGTTGGCATGCTCAGTGGGAAAAATTGAGAGAATGTGTCTCTCATTTATCTGTTTAA
- the LOC118583718 gene encoding vomeronasal type-1 receptor 4-like gives MKEEMVLKFIKEIVFLFMTVLGTLGNISVSVNYMFSWWEGPERKPIHLILIHLAFTNIIILSAKGLPKTIATFGLRNFLDDIGCKIIIYLSRMARGLSICTSSLLTVVQAIIISPRASGWRRLRPKSAWHILPFFSFFWILNALISVNLIHSITSTNLNMSQLKSEDNYCYFMLESQKTKWIVLPLMVLRDAVFQGAMGGASGYMVFLLHKHHQHVLYLQNSELLYRTPPELRAAQSVLLLMLCFVFFYWTDCAFSLFLSLSLGNNSLMVNIQKILALGYATFSPLVLIHRDGLLAECWHAQWEKLRKCVSRLSVQ, from the coding sequence ATGAAAGAAGAAATGGTTTTGAAATTTATTAAGGAAATAGTTTTCCTCTTCATGACTGTGCTTGGCACTCTGGgaaacatttctgtttctgtgaattaTATGTTCAGTTGGTGGGAAGGGCCTGAGAGGAAACCCATACACCTTATTCTCATCCACTTGGCTTTTACAAACATCATAATCCTTTCTGCAAAAGGATTGCCAAAGACAATAGCAACTTTTGGTTTGAGAAACTTCCTAGATGACATAGGCTGTAAGATCATCATTTACCTGTCAAGGATGGCCCGTGGCCTCTCCATCTGCACCAGCAGTCTCCTCACTGTGGTCCAGGCCATCATCATTAGTCCCAGAGCATCTGGGTGGAGGAGGCTCAGACCAAAGTCTGCATGGCACATCCTtccattcttttcattcttttggatACTCAATGCTTTAATAAGTGTGAACCTAATCCACTCCATCACAAGTACAAACCTGAATATGTCACAGCTTAAGAGTGAAGACAACTATTGCTATTTTATGCTAGAAAGTCAGAAAACAAAGTGGATTGTTCTCCCTCTCATGGTCCTGAGAGATGCTGTGTTTCAGGGTGCCATGGGAGGGGCCAGTGGCTACATGGTATTTCTTCTGCACAAGCACCACCAGCATGTCCTCTACCTTCAGAACTCTGAGCTTCTCTACAGAACTCCCCCTGAGCTGAGAGCTGCTCAGAGTGTCCTCCTTCtgatgctctgttttgttttcttctactggACTGACTGtgctttttctctatttttaagtCTCTCTTTAGGGAACAATTCCTTGATGGTAAATATCCAAAAAATTCTGGCCCTTGGTTATGCAACTTTTAGCCCCCTTGTGCTGATTCACAGGGATGGACTTCTGGCTGAGTGTTGGCATGCTCAGTGGGAGAAATTGAGAAAATGTGTCTCTCGTCTATCTGTTCAGTGA